The following proteins come from a genomic window of Salvia hispanica cultivar TCC Black 2014 chromosome 4, UniMelb_Shisp_WGS_1.0, whole genome shotgun sequence:
- the LOC125218206 gene encoding LOW QUALITY PROTEIN: pentatricopeptide repeat-containing protein At4g18520, chloroplastic-like (The sequence of the model RefSeq protein was modified relative to this genomic sequence to represent the inferred CDS: deleted 1 base in 1 codon) yields the protein MLHHSLHFRFFLLLSPNLSTFIRILEEGAVDYIAKSNTNISMFSSSCTITLPCVFLRQNQPTCTVDAHTLNIANGKRHSWKVKGCSSVSSIDDLSFSLSEDLDGDSNVKLDYTNPSNRHINSITIGRWVQSCSNVREVKKLHAVVSRRMRDPVAYVNNNLISMYARFGELVAARRVFDHMLDRNVVSWTAMLNGYQRHGLGDEALRLFLEFVNSGLYGNAQTYVCVLNLCGRTFNYELGRQMHASAVKNQVSNYILDCTILHFYAQCGDLGSSFEVFDRMQNRDLVAWTTMITACSQHGRGQEAFALLLQMLSEGLDLNEFTVCSVLNACGEEKEIRFGEQLHATVVKKAYDMDVYVGTALVDLYAKCGRIEESKSIFDGMKRRNAITWNSIIAGYARNNLGDDAIRLFRIMKRLRVPTDNSTMVSILRACGLLKALSTGKEVHAQIFKNFEPSNIFIGSALVWLYCKCGDYASAAKVLQNLPDKDVVSWTAMISGCARLGHEHEALEYLKEMLGEGVEPNPFTYSSVLKACANLESVRQGELIHSSLNKTPSLSNVFVGSALVHMYSKCGHLSEAAQVFDSMPERNMVSWKAMIVAYAKNGRCGEAMKLMYRMQDECIEVDDYILSTVLTCCGKWEKGESSPSENVCSLKNHTRFEG from the exons ATGCTGCATCACTCCCTCCATTTCcgcttctttcttcttctctctccaaatttatCTACATTCATACGCATATTG GAAGAAGGTGCAGTAGATTATAtagcaaaatcaaatacaaatatttcaatgtTCTCTTCATCATGTACAATTACGCTTCCGTGTGTATTTTTACGTCAAAATCAACCAACTTGCACAGTTGATGCTCATACATTGAATATTGCCAATGGCAAAAGGCATTCCTGGAAAGTAAAAGGTTGCAGCAGTGTTAGCAGCATTGATGACCTAAGTTTCTCATTATCTGAAGATTTGGATGGTGACAGTAATGTGAAATTGGATTATACCAACCCCAGTAATCGACACATAAACTCAATTACGATAGGCCGTTGGGTTCAGTCTTGTTCCAATGTACGCGAGGTTAAGAAACTACATGCTGTTGTTAGTAGGAGGATGAGAGATCCAGTAGCTTATGTTAATAATAACTTAATTAGTATGTATGCTAGATTCGGGGAGCTTGTGGCTGCTCGTCGGGTATTTGATCATATGTTGGATAGAAATGTTGTTTCTTGGACTGCAATGCTGAATGGCTACCAGAGACATGGTTTAGGTGATGAAGCGTTGAGGTTGTTCCTTGAGTTTGTTAACTCTGGTCTATACGGGAATGCACAGACATACGTCTGTGTACTGAATCTGTGTGGCAGGACGTTTAACTATGAGCTTGGAAGACAGATGCACGCTTCTGCAGTAAAGAATCAAGTAAGTAATTACATCTTAGATTGTactattttgcatttttatgcTCAGTGTGGTGATTTGGGTAGCTCTTTTGAAGTCTTTGACCGGATGCAAAACCGGGATTTGGTTGCTTGGACGACAATGATCACAGCTTGTTCACAGCACGGGCGGGGACAGGAGGCTTTTGCATTGCTGTTACAAATGTTATCTGAGGGACTTGATCTTAATGAGTTCACTGTCTGTAGTGTATTGAATGCTTGTGGTGAAGAGAAAGAGATCAGATTTGGTGAACAGTTACATGCTACTGTTGTTAAGAAGGCGTATGATATGGATGTTTATGTGGGGACAGCGTTGGTGGATTTGTATGCAAAGTGTGGGAGGATTGAGGAGTCGAAGTCAATTTTTGATGGAATGAAAAGGAGAAATGCTATCACTTGGAATTCTATTATTGCTGGATATGCTCGTAATAACCTTGGTGACGATGCCATAAGACTCTTCCGTATAATGAAAAGATTAAGGGTGCCTACTGACAACTCGACCATGGTCAGCATCCTTAGAGCTTGTGGCTTACTCAAGGCTTTATCGACAGGTAAAGAAGTGCATGCGCAGATTTTCAAGAATTTCGAGCCTAGCAATATCTTCATAGGGAGTGCACTTGTATGGCTGTATTGTAAATGTGGGGATTACGCCTCTGCGGCCAAGGTTCTTCAAAACCTCCCAGATAAAGATGTGGTTTCGTGGACTGCGATGATTTCTGGCTGTGCTCGCCTAGGCCATGAGCATGAAGCCCTCGAGTACTTAAAGGAGATGCTGGGTGAAGGTGTGGAACCCAACCCGTTCACGTATTCGTCAGTGCTGAAAGCATGCGCGAATCTGGAAAGCGTAAGGCAAGGGGAGCTCATTCACTCATCCCTGAACAAGACCCCTTCGCTGTCCAACGTGTTTGTTGGGAGTGCTCTGGTTCATATGTACTCGAAATGTGGACATCTTTCTGAGGCGGCTCAAGTCTTTGACAGCATGCCTGAGAGGAACATGGTCTCGTGGAAGGCGATGATCGTAGCTTACGCAAAAAACGGGCGCTGTGGAGAGGCTATGAAGCTCATGTATCGAATGCAAGATGAGTGCATTGAGGTAGATGACTACATCCTCTCCACTGTTCTTACATGCTGTGGTAAGTGGGAGAAAGGGGAGTCGTCGCCTTCGGAGAAC GTCTGCAGCCTTaaaaatcatacaagattTGAAGGGTGA